A window from Solea senegalensis isolate Sse05_10M linkage group LG15, IFAPA_SoseM_1, whole genome shotgun sequence encodes these proteins:
- the LOC122781916 gene encoding leucine zipper putative tumor suppressor 2 homolog — protein sequence MALVQALPVTVTDHPNPGVEVQQCRPLPSRSPSGPCSAPCGPCSSGTAMGSVSSLISGRTYQEKHCRAASEFSAKPRRSTPATSCFRIQDNTLRSGSSLEQLLVISNQTQPQAQVLPPPLPTKKQPRPGNSGGTGGAGTNGNFGYVSDEVVVGDWNDNLVVAVAVSPCSDSEDQRDNRTVNGNIGGPPPKLIPVSGQLEKNMEKVLIRPTAFKPVVPKNRHSVQYLLPRPGGSSLSESQGSLSLLLPLGGSNNVGSTNGNGGNSSSGSEGKRNSYSGGRNPRSSQSCSMSDSGRNSLSSLPTHSSTGYSLAPSEGSSSGSGSGGQPEPVTGLSRNTSGGSGSHGHTNSDSGRSSSSKSTGSGSLSGRGQPLSDSGSCGHSPPPVEGYEAVVRELEEKLRERDLELQQLRENLDENEAAICQVYEEKQRRCESEMEELRQSCATKMKQASQKAQRAQQVLQLQVFQLQQEKKKLQEDFSALLQDRETLERRCATIQREQTQLGPRLEETKWEVCQKSGEISLLKQQLKEIQSELSQKAGDIVVLKAQLREARSELQASQARSQEAQAAVRTRSLELEVCENELQRRKSEAELLREKMGRLEEESARLRDTLSSHNGHSLPGNPVVKGQCMNLTLPHSRGVTGRGLPSPSLYRGGGEEPHLVWGGESDEAKAQRQNAETVLGLRQQMDRLKAELMYERRTSEEHLSRFEDERRVWQEEKEKVIRYQKQLQQNYIQMYRRNRDLERVMRELSLELENRDMEDYEVHSGSNDIHFEEITATEI from the exons ATGGCTCTGGTTCAGGCACTCCCTGTGACCGTGACTGACCACCCCAACCCAGGTGTCGAAGTCCAGCAGTGCCGGCCGCTTCCGTCCCGCTCCCCGTCAGGCCCCTGCTCTGCCCCCTGTGGGCCGTGTAGCTCTGGGACAGCCATGGGTTCCGTCAGCAGTCTCATATCAGGCCGGACATACCAGGAGAAACACTGCCGAGCTGCCAGCGAATTCTCCGCGAAACCGCGCCGCTCCACCCCTGCGACCAGCTGCTTTCGGATCCAGGACAACACCCTCCGCAGCGGGAGCTCCTTAGAGCAGCTGCTGGTTATTAGCAACCAGACACAGCCTCAGGCTCAGGTTCTGCCTCCACCGCTGCCCACCAAAAAGCAGCCCCGACCTGGTAACTCTGGTGGGACAGGAGGTGCCGGCACGAATGGGAACTTTGGGTATGTGAGTGATGAGGTGGTGGTTGGGGATTGGAACGACAACCTGGTGGTTGCAGTTGCCGTGAGTCCCTGCAGTGACTCGGAGGACCAAAGGGACAACAGGACTGTGAACGGCAACATTGGAGGACCTCCTCCCAAACTCATCCCCGTGTCTGGGCAGTTGGAGAAG AACATGGAAAAAGTGCTGATCCGTCCGACTGCGTTCAAACCCGTCGTTCCCAAGAATCGCCACTCtgtgcagtaccttttgccacGGCCAGGGGGCAGCAGTCTGTCAGAGAGCCAGGGCAGCCTCAGCCTCCTGCTGCCCCTCGGAGGGTCCAACAATGTCGGCAGCACAAACGGGAACGGAGGGAACAGCAGTTCCGGCTCTGAAGGGAAACGGAACTCGTACAGTGGTGGACGTAATCCTCGCAGCAGCCAGTCCTGCTCCATGTCAGATTCAGGGAGGAACTCTCTCTCCAGTCTCCCTACTCACAGCAGTACAGGCTACAGTTTGGCCCCCAGTGAGGGCTCCAGCTCTGGGTCTGGCTCCGGGGGCCAGCCGGAACCAGTCACAGGCCTGAGCCGAAACACTTCAGGTGGAAGTGGGAGCCATGGTCACACAAACTCAGACAGTGGACGTTCCTCGTCCAGCAAGAGCACGGGCTCGGGATCGCTTAGTGGACGTGGGCAGCCCTTGTCAGACAGCGGGTCCTGCGGTCACTCCCCACCTCCAGTGGAGGGCTATGAGGCGGTGGTgagggagctggaggagaagctgAGGGAACGAGATCTGGAGCTCCAGCAGCTGCGGGAAAATCTGGATGAGAATGAAGCTGCTATCTGCCAG GTGTACGAGGAGAAGCAGCGACGCTGTGAGAGTGAGATGGAGGAGCTGAGACAGAGCTGTGCTACGAAGATGAAGCAGGCGTCTCAGAAAGCCCAGAGGGCACAGCAGGTGTTACAGTTACAG GTGTTCCAACTGcagcaagagaagaagaagctgcaggaggACTTTTCCGCTCTGCtgcaagacagagagacactggaAAGGAGGTGTGCCACCATTCAGAGGGAGCAAACCCAGCTGGGGCCACGCCTGGAAGAGACAAAGTGGGAG GTCTGTCAGAAGTCGGGAGAGATCTCGCTCCTGAAGCAGCAGTTGAAGGAAATCCAGTCAGAGCTTAGCCAGAAGGCTGGAGACATTGTGGTTCTCAAAGCTCAGCTAAGAGAAGCCCGATCCGAACTGCAAGCGAGCCAGGCTCGGTCGCAGGAGGCCCAGGCAGCCGTGCGGACACGATCTCTTGAGCTTGAAGTCTGTGAGAATGAACTGCAGAGGCGCAAGAGCGAAGCGGAGCTGCTCCGAGAGAAAATGGGCCGCCTGGAGGAAGAGTCGGCTCGGCTCAGGGACACGCTGTCCAGTCACAATGGACACTCTCTACCTGGAAACCCAGTCGTAAAGGGACAGTGCATGAACCTGACGCTCCCACATAGTCGAGGTGTGACAGGAAGAGGCCTTCCTAGTCCTTCCTTGTACCGCGGTGGTGGAGAGGAGCCTCATTTGGTCTGGGGAGGAGAGAGTGATGAGGCCAAGGCTCAGAGGCAGAATGCAGAAACAGTGTTGGGACTCAGACAACAG ATGGACAGGCTGAAGGCTGAGCTCATGTATGAGAGAAGGACGAGTGAAGAGCACCTGTCACGGTTTGAGGATGAGCGCAGGGTGtggcaggaggagaaggaaaag GTAATCCGCTACcagaagcagctgcagcagaactACATCCAGATGTACCGACGAAACCGGGACCTCGAGCGAGTGATGAGGGAGCTGAGTCTGGAGCTGGAGAACAGGGACATGGAGGATTATGAGGTTCACAGTGGCAGCAATGACATCCACTTTGAAGAAATCACCGCCACTGAGatttag